The Sulfurimonas sp. HSL-1716 sequence TTTAACGACTGGAGGCTGCCTACAAAAGAGGAACTTTCCGCTCTTGCAAAATCCAAAGAAGCAAAAAAAGTTTTTTTACATTTGAGTGATCATCTGTTTTGGAGCGGCGAGGAAAATCCTCAAGACGACATCAACGCATTCACAGTCTATATGCCAAACGGCTACATATCTTCCAGCGACAAATGCGAAAAAAATCATTCACTGTGCGTTAGATCCCGATAATCCCCTCTTTTCAATATAAGAGCCAAATACCCGCTGGAGTTTTCATTTTTACCTTTTTATTATATAATGTTATCATTTGTTTCAAAGGACGTCTCTCGTTATGAGTACCACAAAATACATTCCCATCGATAAAAATGTGATTGACGAAGGGATGATAGTCGGATTTGACCTGTTTGTCTCGGCAGATACCGATAAAGAAGTGGAATGTTTTAAAAGGACCGGTTCGCTCATAACAAATGACGAAAAAAACGTCATCGACACCATAAACACCTTGTATGTCGAAGAATCTCAATATTCGTATTATGAAGAGTTCTATAAAAATATTTTAGAATCTCAAACCCAGTCAACTTATATAAGCTTTGAAGAAAAATCAGCGAGTATATACAAAAACGCTTCCGCCGTTTTAAATGATCTTTTTATGAATCCCGAAACACTCGCTAATTATGATGTCTGCAAAAAGGTCGTAAATGAGATAGTAGAGACTATTCTCGATGACGGATTTACCATCAAATCACTCTTGAGCATTGCCGAACATGACTACTATACCCATACCCATTCCATAAATGTCGCCATCTATGCCCTGAGCCTGGGTTCATATATCGGATTATCGCAAGAAGCGCTCTCGGAACTCGGTGAATCGGCTCTTTTGCACGATCTTGGCAAAAGTAAAATAAATCCGGCTATCATAAATAAAAAAGGCAAGCTCACCGAAGATGAGTTCATGGAGATACAAAAACATCCAAATCTTGGATATGCGATCGGGATGAAACTGGGTATAAAAAACAAAAACATACTCAACGGCATAAGACACCATCATGAAAAAATAGACGGATCCGGATATCCATCCAAAATGAAAGGCAAAATGATCCCTCTGTATGCCCGCATAATCGGCATATGTGATATTTTTGACGCTTTGACGACGAGAAGAAGTTATAAAAACCCTATGACAACGTTCGATGCGTTGAAATTGATGAAGATAAACATGAAAGACCACATCGATATAAACCTGCTTAATAAAATGATCACCATGTTTAAATAAGCAGCGCTCTATTTGCAGCCGTACATCATTCGAACTGAGTCAATATAAACGAACACTTTGCTATAATTAAACCGTTGATTTTTCAAGTCTGACAAACGACGATATCCGCGCCGTACTAGAGACAAGATAAAAAGGAAATTGCGATGACATCCGTCAAATACGTTCCCATCGACAAAAGCAT is a genomic window containing:
- a CDS encoding HD-GYP domain-containing protein; the encoded protein is MSTTKYIPIDKNVIDEGMIVGFDLFVSADTDKEVECFKRTGSLITNDEKNVIDTINTLYVEESQYSYYEEFYKNILESQTQSTYISFEEKSASIYKNASAVLNDLFMNPETLANYDVCKKVVNEIVETILDDGFTIKSLLSIAEHDYYTHTHSINVAIYALSLGSYIGLSQEALSELGESALLHDLGKSKINPAIINKKGKLTEDEFMEIQKHPNLGYAIGMKLGIKNKNILNGIRHHHEKIDGSGYPSKMKGKMIPLYARIIGICDIFDALTTRRSYKNPMTTFDALKLMKINMKDHIDINLLNKMITMFK
- a CDS encoding DUF1566 domain-containing protein, with the translated sequence MLKALMFLLLSSTFVFAGDLIRSKNSVIDIKHHLQWQDTADMEENDAIWKMQKAHCQGLHLSGFNDWRLPTKEELSALAKSKEAKKVFLHLSDHLFWSGEENPQDDINAFTVYMPNGYISSSDKCEKNHSLCVRSR